In Flavobacterium sp. N1736, the following are encoded in one genomic region:
- a CDS encoding glycosyltransferase family 9 protein → MGVLSKVNVFRRGLMRNLTKNIGKPKSESGIVLVDKTEIKRVLICRPNARLGNLLLVSPLVQEVAETFPNCKIDLFVKGPLAPIIFENYDVVYKTIHLPKKPFKDLLEYIKVWVSIRKQPYDMAINVDQNSSSGRLAVRFSKAKYKFYGDLHDESQEVKPDYDHIAKYPVYNFRNYLTHLGLTKSNKIIQPLDLKLTPFELSEGKKILIALNGDNSKRTICIFTYATGTKCLSETWWEDFYASLKEQYKDYNIIEVLPIENVSQIGFQAPTFYSKDIREIGALIANTELFIGADSGMMHLASSAQTPTIGLFSVSSLKKYEPYDNCSIGVDIETFSKNDYFKIINGILNNGKLKIYSKAV, encoded by the coding sequence ATGGGTGTTTTAAGCAAAGTAAACGTTTTTAGAAGGGGATTAATGCGTAACCTGACTAAGAATATTGGAAAACCAAAAAGTGAATCAGGAATAGTTTTAGTTGATAAAACTGAAATTAAAAGAGTCTTAATCTGTAGACCAAATGCAAGATTAGGAAATCTCTTGTTGGTTTCTCCACTCGTTCAGGAAGTTGCAGAAACGTTTCCAAATTGTAAAATTGATTTATTTGTTAAAGGTCCGCTTGCACCTATTATATTTGAAAATTATGATGTTGTTTATAAAACAATTCATTTACCCAAAAAGCCTTTTAAAGATTTATTAGAATATATAAAGGTTTGGGTTTCTATCAGAAAACAGCCTTATGATATGGCAATAAATGTCGATCAAAATTCTTCTTCAGGCCGATTGGCAGTGCGTTTCTCAAAAGCAAAATATAAATTCTACGGAGATTTACACGATGAATCTCAGGAAGTAAAACCTGATTATGATCATATTGCTAAATATCCGGTTTATAATTTCCGAAACTATCTGACACATTTAGGATTAACTAAAAGCAATAAAATAATACAACCTTTAGATCTTAAATTAACTCCGTTTGAACTCTCAGAAGGTAAAAAGATATTAATCGCATTAAATGGCGATAATTCTAAACGAACAATCTGTATATTTACCTATGCGACAGGAACAAAATGTTTATCTGAAACTTGGTGGGAAGATTTTTATGCTTCTCTTAAAGAACAATATAAAGACTATAATATAATTGAAGTTTTACCTATTGAAAACGTGTCTCAAATTGGTTTTCAGGCACCAACATTTTACAGTAAGGATATTAGGGAAATTGGAGCATTAATCGCAAATACAGAATTATTTATAGGCGCAGACAGTGGAATGATGCATTTGGCAAGTTCAGCTCAAACACCAACAATAGGATTGTTTTCGGTTTCAAGTCTTAAAAAATATGAACCTTATGATAATTGCAGTATTGGTGTTGACATCGAAACCTTTTCTAAAAACGATTATTTTAAAATCATAAATGGTATTTTAAATAACGGTAAATTAAAAATATATTCAAAAGCAGTTTAA